A stretch of DNA from Campylobacter concisus:
GTTAAAGGTAATGTTACGATATTCTAAGGCAGATAAACTACTTGAGAGTAGGAAGCATAGGACTAGAATCAGTCTTTGGAGATTTTTCATTTGCAAACCCTTGTGATGAATTTTCTAAGCTTTTTAAAACTCTTTCAAAATCTGCATGGCAAGAAACAAAATAATCAATGTAGTTGCCTGACTTCTTATCTTGTAAGAATATATGGCAGTTTGAAAAAGAAAGAAGTTCTAAGAAGCTATCTAAAGATAAATCAATGGCATAATTTCTAAATTTACAACCATTTGGAAAGCAAGTTATCCTTAGATAGATTCTATTGTTATTAAAAATAGTGGTGTTTATATCTGAATTATCTACGCTATTTGAAATTGTTTTAGGCTTTTTAGAATCAGAAGTATTTAAATCAACAAATCTAGTATCTTGAATAGTTGATTGAGCTGGCTCATGCTTAGGCTCTAGAAATTTATATATAGCGTAAGAAGCTATAATAAAAATTATTAAAAATAAGATCTTTTTAGTTGCATAGCTTTTATAAATTTCTTTTGAGCCACTACTATATAAATCTGATACTTTTTGATTAAATTTTAGATTTTCAGAGCGAATAAGATTATAATTAAAATTAGACGAAGTGCTATAAACCTTATATTTAAAAAGACTACTAAAGAGCCTTTTGCCACTAGGCTGGGCCATATACATTAATTCAGTATGAACTAAATATTCTCTATTTGTCTGACGTTTAGACTGAAATAAAAAAATAATATCAATGCCAAAATGTCCATGATAACTTAAAAACCTACCAAGACTATCGTTAAATGTTTTTGTAAAGGTGTTGTAAGCTTCATCAAGAACTATCAAACAATGATGATAATTTTCATAGATGCCATTTTTTAAAGCATACTCATCATAATTATCTATATTATCTAAAAAGCCATTTTCATATTGAGAACTAAGCGTATATTCTTGACTAACAGCGGTAAGAAAATCATTTTTATCATATTGCTTTACAAAGCCATCAAAATGATCAAATTTTAAGCCGTTAATATTAGTATAAATAAATCTATACTTTGATTCATTTTTTAAATGTAATTCGTATTCATCGTTTATTATATGAACAGCTTTGTAAGTTTTACCAGAACGTGGCGGACCTATAATCAAACTTAACATTTTATCTACTCATTAATGTCAATAGATCGGTTATGATCTTAGTAATGTTGGCTCTAACATACAAGATTACCTTATAAAGCTGGAGAGCAAAGAAAAGACTAAGAATAGATATAAATAAAGTAATGGCAGTTGAAAAGGCAGAAGCTAGACCACTTTGATGTAAAAACTCCATAGAAGAGTTTAAAACAGTTTGATTAGGCAAGCCACCAAAAGAACCGCTAACACTAGAGCCATAATCAAACATTTTAGGGATATATTCTCTTAGTAAATTCCAAATTTTCATAATAAATAAAATGGCATAGCCGGCAAATGCAATAAGAAAAGCTACAAAAGAAGCATAAATAGGCACAACAAAAGCTAAAATAGTATTTCTTATACCAATTTTCTTGACTAGAAATTCAATAAAATTAACTATAAAACCGCCAACGGCACCAATTAACCATTTCATGATTCACCGCCTACCCTAAAGAGATATTTCAAAGAAAACATAATGATCTCAAAGCTAAACCAAATCGTAAAAAATAGCGTAAGAATAGACCTATAAGGGGTAACAATACGACAAGGATCGATCACAAATAAATTATTTTTCTCACTACCAGGAGTCGGACCGCTAATAGTAAAAGGGCAAGTCCCTTTAGGAATTTCTGGAGTATCTATACCATTCTTAAAGACTTCTAGCGACTCATTAAAATTATTCATTAAATTGTCAATATCGCTTTTAAAATTATTCAAAAAATTAAAAGCGTCATTAACAGACACGTCAAATTTAGCAAGCTCGCTTTGTAGTGCAGAAAAAGAAGTGGCAGTATTAACATTAGGCTCATAGTTCCATTGCTCGAGCTGCTGATTTTTTATAGAGGTTAAAGTATCGTTTATAGCATCAAGCTTAGCACCATTTCTATTTATAGCTTGCTCTAAAGAGCTTAAATCAATAGACTGGAAAGGCTGGGTAGGCGTAGTAGTAGATGAACCACTACCGCCATTACCTGGACTAGACGAGTTACCACCTGAACTTGACGTACCGTCTTTAGGAATAGAATTATTAACTCTATTATCAGAACCAATAGTATTAACATAACCAGTTGAAAATTTACTACTACCTTTTGGAGTTTTATAAGTATAAGAATAAGTTACATCTTGAACCCTTGAACCAGTCTGTGTAGTAGTTTCAACAACATCAACATCTATAATACTTTGATCAGGCGTAACAATATTACCTTTGTAGGTTGCTTTATTGCCAGTATTGCTAGTTTGCTTAATTGTCATCGGCAAATTAGGAGTAGGCTTATCAGAAGTCTTAAACATAGTATTTAGATCATAATCAAGATTTATATTTTTAACTTCATTAGGAACAGTTATTTCTTTTGTGGGGATAGGCTTAGACATATCCTTTAGCTTTGCGGTAACAATAGTATTGTTTTCAATTTTAGAAACCGAAGCATCTTTTGGTAAATCAAATTTTCTTAAATTTGGAGAAACATCGGCTAGTTTTTGTGGAGATTTTATAATATTTGATGAAGTTGAAGCAGCAGGATCAATCTTGCCAGTTTCTCTAAAGGTATTATTTAAAGCAATAGCGGAATCATCAACTGGCTTAAAATCAAAAACTGGCTCAGGACCAGCCTTAGTAGCTTTAATATCAACTATTTGGGGTCTATACTCTAATAAATTTATCTTAGGCGCTTTTGAGCCACTAGCAAACAAACCTTTAAAAAAATTAGATAAAGAAGTAAGACCATTTTTTATAGAATTAATAGGCAATGGAATCATAAAACCGCCCATAAGAAAAAGATCACTTTCGAGCTGTTGCTCGGCTTCAAGTTTATAAAGGGTAGAAGTTGTATAACAACCTTCAGGGAAACTCATACAAGCGGTTAATTCAAGACCATAAAGATCAGCACAATCATGATAAACCATGCCAAATGATTTACACTTATCCCTATCAATGTTAGGATCAGGAAGACACTCTTCAACAGTTGCATCTCTCAAAAGAAGCTCCACCTTTCTTTCATTGTAGATCATAGGAGAAGGACACCAATCAGGACGTTTTAGTTTAGGCTCACATTTACCAGTTTCTTTATTGAAAATTTGATCAGCAGGGCAAGGATCAACACAAGCATTTTTTTCAACGTCCCAAGTCTGGCCAACTGGACAAGAATCAACGCATTGCATAGTATCGGTGTTAAATTCTTGATTTAGCTTACATTTAGCAACTTCTTTTGAAACAAAGACAGTAAAATCGTAATAATCAAAAACTGGATCTTTAGGATAATCAGAAGCAACAAAATAATCAAAAATACCACCACCACCACGCTGACCAAAACGGCCAGTCCTACGCTCGCCACCTATATAAACATAACCATAGCCAAACCCAGCATAAAAACCAGGAGTTTTTGAGCCTAAAAAATAATAAGCTTCTTGAGTAATTGTAAAAGAATAGATATAGTAATAGCCAGTTTCTGGCGATCTAATGCCAAAATAATTATTACCTTTTAAAAATTTACCATCGACGAGCTTAAAAGAGCTATCAAGGTCTTTATCACGAATAACCGAACATAAGCCACTAGGGCAATTATAAGAAAAAGCAAGAGAGCATAAAAGAGATAAGAAAATGAAAGATCTAACTAGAAATTTCATATAAAATCCTTAAATAAATTTTTATTCATATAAATTACTGACGCCCTTCGGTTGTCGCTTCATTTTTTCAGGAAAAAATGAAGTTAAAAATTTAGTATTGAGCGCCTTTAAAATTTAAAACCTATTTGACAAAAGAAAGAGCTATAACGTAAATAAAAATAGGAACGAAAAAGAGAGAAAAAACGTTTAAAAAATAGTTAAATACATCGTTGTTAAATACTTCAATCATCGTGTAGCTCCGACTATGATTAAGCCAATAAGGAAAGAAAATGCTATAAGTATCGCAGAAAGACCCATTAAAAAATTAAATTGATGTTCGTATATACCTAAGTTTGAAATTAAATCATTTTTTTGCATGTAGCAAATATTAGTTTCAGTATTAAAAATATAATTAGTTTGAAAATTAGAAAGAGAATCATAAGAAATAGAAACGCTACTATCAAAATTTTCAAGAAATATTGTTTTATCTTTTATATAAAAATCTTTAACGCAGGTATTTAAACTAGGGATATATATAGCATTTTCTTTCATTATTATGCACCTTTAAAGGGGCAAGAAGCCCCTAAAATTACTTGATGAAAGATTTAACTCTGCCAGCTATCATAAAGATGAAAGCAACAGCGATAACACCAGCAAATACGTAGTCAAATAAAGCATAGTCAGCTTTTAACGGCGTAGTTGGAATAACTGGAGCATCTCCAGCGAAAAGAGCAGGAGCTGAAAGCAATGCAGAGCCAACAGCAGCAACTTTAACCTTAGTAGATTCTAGAAAATTTTTAGTTTTTTCCATATCTAACTCCTTTTTATAAAATTATGAGTTTTAAACTCTAGAAAATCTATAAAAATAAACTTTCTAGAGATTAATGCGGGAGAGTGGTTTGCTACTCACATTAAGGCATAGCCCCCGCTTTTTGTTATTTAGATGGCTTTGTTTCCTTTAAAAAAGGATTTTCATTAAAGACTTGGAAACTCAAACTCTCATCAGGGAACATATAAGCACCATTACGAGTATTTAAAAAACGATATGGAACGGCAATATATTTGCCTTTGACAGAATCAAATTTTGCTTTAAGAGAAAAATCATAATTGATAGTTTCGGTTGATTTGACAAGATAGCCATGCTGATCACGACTTTCAAAGGTAATAGTTACATCAATAGATGATGAAACTTCGCCAGTCTTTTTGTCGATACGAGAAATAGGACGAACTTCGTCACAAAGGCCTAAAAGGTAAGTGTACATGTGTAGCTCCTTAAGAAATATTTTGTTTGTAGCTTAGTATTTTAGGGGCAGAGCTACACCACCCCCAACAGTTTTACAACGTATTAAGGTTGTAACAACCAAGCCCCAAAACATCTTCACTATGTTGCGGGCGGTAAGTTAAGTTATAAATTTATAAGATATTGCTAAAATCCTCTTGCTTAATTAGAATTATTGCAATTTCTTAAACGGAATTATTGCATAATAATTATAAAACAAATCTTAAATATTGGAATAATTTCAAGAAATGAACAAGAAAGAAGTAGCCGAATTTATCGGAAAGGATATAAAAACTATCTACAACTGGGAAAAAACTAACCCAAACCTATACAAAATACTAGAATTTTATTTTCAAAAAGAAAGTGAAATTAATCCAACGCACAAAGAGTTAATAGAACTATTTGATAAGTTGAGTGAGATAGAACAACAATTTTATTTATCAGACATAAGAGCAAGAATACTTAAAAAAGAAATAGGATAATAAAGTGAGAATACTAAAAGCTTTATTATTGATTTGTATTTTCTTAATAGCAGATCCCATAGAAATACAAATAGAAAAAAAGAACAATCAAGAAAAATACATAAAAGATTTAAATTTAGTAGGCGACTGGAACATACAAACGGAGAGATACTTTATAGATTTTATACTAACAGCAGGCAATAATTGGGATATAAGTTTTGAGAAAAATCACGAAATTTTACTTGATAATAAACCAAGAGAAATGTTTTGGGACTACGACAACGAAAAAAGAAAAATAAGCATCTACAACAAAAAAGAAATAACCATGTACATCGGAGATGAAATAATAATAAAAGAATATATAGGAAATAAATGTTTTAAAGCAGAACTAAACAAAAACCATAAAATAAAGATGTGTAAAACAAAAGGAATAATAGTAAATAACATAAAAAACTTGATAAAAATAGAAATCAATTAAAAAGTTAGTATTCAAATCCCTCTCTGTCCGCCATTGCTTATAGATAATTATAAATTTTATTATTGTTTAACATTATTTTTTGTACATCTTTATATAAAATTTTCTGCGTTATAAAATTGCTTAACTATATAAGTAAAATTTCATGACAATCGCACATCTATTTTTGAAAAATTATGATTTTTTTGGTTATATTGTTGTTTCAAACTAATTAAAAATATCTTGAATTAAGTTTTTATTATAAAAAGTATTATATTTTACATGATTAATTATATTGACAATCAAAAAGCTATTTTTTTGATAAAAGCTCAGAATTCGCTTTTTACAAACTATTGACATTTGGAATTTATATATTTAATTAATATATTTTTTTCTTAAAATATAAAATTTCTCATATAAAGTTATATCTTATAAAGATAGTATATAATCACGTAAAAATTTAAATAATACAAAAAATAATAAGGAGTAATCTTGGCTAAAGAAGCTGGAGTAGTAAAATTCATTAGTGGCAAGGCGGTCGCTATCGATCAAAACGGAAATGAGAGAGAGCTAAAAGTAGGTGACATCCTTTATATGGGAGAGAGCATCAAGACAAGTGATGCCGCTGATAAAATAACAATCGTTTCAAATAATGGAAAAGAGATTACGATCGTAGGCAATGATACACTTGCTTTAAATCAAAGTACTATAGGCGCGGAAGGCTTGGCAGATGTTAGTGATTTGCAAAATGCTATTTTAAATGGTGGAGATTTAACAAAGCTTGAAGAGACTGCTGCTGGTGGAAACACTGCTGCTGGTGGTGGAGATGGCGTTAGCCTAAGTGATGCTAAATTTGCTGAGGGTGGACACTATTCAAACATTAATGCAACATATAGAAATTTAAGTGACACAAACAGAGCTTTTGCATCATATGATAGCCCAATAAGCGGATACAATGGTGGAGATGATACTATAATCCCAAGCAATCCTCTTGTAACTTTTATAAGCGATCTTAATAACGATGGTACTTTAAGCAGGGTTGAGCATGCACGCGATACAAATTTAAACACATCAAAAGTTCTTATTACAATTCCAAATGATGGCACAGTAAGGGCCGGAGATATACTAAATATCACTATAACTAAGCCAGATGGTAATACTGAAAATAAAACAAT
This window harbors:
- a CDS encoding zonular occludens toxin domain-containing protein; the encoded protein is MLSLIIGPPRSGKTYKAVHIINDEYELHLKNESKYRFIYTNINGLKFDHFDGFVKQYDKNDFLTAVSQEYTLSSQYENGFLDNIDNYDEYALKNGIYENYHHCLIVLDEAYNTFTKTFNDSLGRFLSYHGHFGIDIIFLFQSKRQTNREYLVHTELMYMAQPSGKRLFSSLFKYKVYSTSSNFNYNLIRSENLKFNQKVSDLYSSGSKEIYKSYATKKILFLIIFIIASYAIYKFLEPKHEPAQSTIQDTRFVDLNTSDSKKPKTISNSVDNSDINTTIFNNNRIYLRITCFPNGCKFRNYAIDLSLDSFLELLSFSNCHIFLQDKKSGNYIDYFVSCHADFERVLKSLENSSQGFANEKSPKTDSSPMLPTLK